Proteins from one Gossypium raimondii isolate GPD5lz chromosome 8, ASM2569854v1, whole genome shotgun sequence genomic window:
- the LOC105792543 gene encoding uncharacterized protein LOC105792543: MGEARDGVQVKRVVFVTVGTTCFDALVKVADSQEVKDELYRRGYTDLLIQMGRGSYLPTKSTGDDGSLAVDYFTFSSSIADHLRSASLVISHAGSGSIFETLQLGKPLIVVVNEDLMDNHQSELAEELAERKHLYCARPLTLHQTIASMDLNCLVPYSPGDATPVAKLINRFLGFPEES; the protein is encoded by the exons ATGGGAGAGGCTCGGGATGGGGTGCAGGTAAAGAGAGTGGTTTTCGTTACAGTGGGAACAACATGTTTTGATGCACTTGTTAAAGTGGCGGATTCTCAGGAAGTTAAGGACGAGTTATATAGAAGAGGGTATACTGATCTTCTCATTCAAATGGGTCGAGGGTCATATCTTCCTACAAAG tCTACTGGTGATGATGGATCTTTGGCTGTAGACTACTTCACATTTTCATCGAGCATCGCGGACCATCTGAGATCTGCATCGCTTGTGATCAGTCATGCGG GTTCTGGGAGCATATTTGAGACCTTGCAGCTTGGCAAACCTCTAATTGTTGTTGTCAATGAAGATTTGATGGATAATCATCAGAGTGAGTTAGCAGAAGAACTGGCAGAGAGAAAACATTTATATTGTGCTCGTCCTCTGACACTCCACCAAACCATAGCCAGTATGGATTTGAATTGTCTTGTTCCGTACTCTCCGGGAGATGCCACACCAGTGGCCAAACTGATAAATAGGTTTCTTGGTTTTCCAGAAGAGTCATGA
- the LOC105792542 gene encoding LOW QUALITY PROTEIN: E3 ubiquitin-protein ligase ATL31 (The sequence of the model RefSeq protein was modified relative to this genomic sequence to represent the inferred CDS: substituted 6 bases at 6 genomic stop codons): MAKNIYWKFLYELSSALNRGNRRGHTFHLTMSSGGKNGIVSFLFFLLFFSPPPSAAQLTDSNIGHESYPRFTPTMAMIIAGLVVALFFMGFFSIYLRNCSRSGGNGSSVRPVNVGAWRGRRDEMRGLEASVIETFPTMVYSEVKVHKIGKGALECAVCLNEFEDDETLRLIPKCNHVFHAECIDPWLASHVTCPVCRANLDTQPGDPVSQPTELDNTVIELDLEAQNNDNDLEIREERRENQNINIINSDVEARVSLEVEIINVNQILNMNYTRKPFFPRSHSTGHSLVQPSENTDRFTFQLPIDVRKQLLNRKLNRATSLVLPKERSSLTRKNDYGSSRXKLFRPLGKLDHRSKLDRXVFLXHHRFFXXGLFYESTKLAPTSDEGTXSLPIKPAGDSSRLPI, encoded by the coding sequence ATGGcgaaaaatatatattggaaatttttgtatgaattaaGTAGCGCATTGAATCGAGGCAACCGCCGCGGTCATACTTTTCATCTCACCATGTCGTCTGGCGGCAAAAATGGAATcgtttcctttctttttttcctgcTTTTCTTCTCTCCGCCGCCCTCCGCTGCTCAACTCACTGACTCGAACATAGGGCATGAGTCCTATCCCCGTTTTACCCCTACCATGGCTATGATCATCGCCGGTTTGGTTGTTGCTTTGTTTTTTATGGGTTTTTTCTCGATTTATTTACGGAACTGCTCTAGATCTGGCGGGAATGGAAGCAGCGTCCGCCCTGTCAACGTCGGAGCCTGGCGTGGCCGTCGTGATGAGATGCGTGGGCTTGAAGCATCTGTGATCGAGACTTTCCCCACCATGGTTTACTCCGAAGTGAAAGTTCATAAGATCGGGAAAGGAGCTTTGGAGTGCGCGGTTTGTTTGAACGAGTTCGAAGATGACGAAACGCTGCGTTTAATCCCCAAATGCAACCACGTTTTCCACGCTGAATGTATCGATCCTTGGTTGGCTTCTCATGTTACATGCCCCGTTTGTAGAGCTAATCTCGATACTCAACCTGGTGACCCTGTGAGCCAACCCACTGAGTTAGATAATACGGTCATCGAGTTAGACCTCGAGGCTCAAAATAACGACAATGATTTGGAAATAAGAGAAGAAAGGAGGGAgaatcaaaatatcaatatcaTTAATTCTGATGTGGAGGCTCGAGTCTCTTTAGAGGTTGAAATAATTAACgtgaaccaaattttaaatatgaattacacaCGTAAACCCTTTTTTCCACGATCGCACTCGACCGGACACTCTTTAGTCCAACCAAGTGAAAACACAGATCGATTCACTTTCCAATTACCGATTGATGTTCGAAAACAATTATTAAATCGAAAATTAAATCGGGCAACAAGTTTAGTGTTGCCTAAAGAAAGAAGTTCACTAACCAGAAAAAACGATTATGGAAGTAGTAGATGAAAGCTTTTCAGACCGCTTGGCAAGTTAGACCATAGATCCAAGTTAGACCGATAGGTGTTTTTATGACACCACCGTTTTTTTTAGTAGGGACTCTTCTATGAATCCACTAAATTGGCGCCGACTAGTGACGAAGGGACTTGAAGTTTGCCAATTAAACCCGCGGGTGACTCGAGCCGTCTTCCgatctaa
- the LOC105792541 gene encoding E3 ubiquitin-protein ligase ATL6 — protein sequence MFSTAKHGIVFVLFLLLFLSPPPSTAQPTDPNNDRYPYARFTPSMAIIVVVLISALFFMGFFSIYLRNCSEANANGSVVRPFNGETGRSRRGMRGLEPSVIETFPTMVYSEVKVHKIGKGALECAVCLNEFEDEETLRLIPKCDHVFHPDCIDAWLASHTTCPVCRANLAPQPGDPLSQPAELDNTTTELDLEAQNHDDDSELEEERRINPNNINSDAEAQVAPEVEVIDLNRTLNRNRTRGSISSRTRKFFFLRSHTTGHSLVQPGENTDRFTLRLPVDVRKQLINRKLNRATSLVLPRERSSRRGYRTGEDGGGSSRGKLFRSLDKSDGGVKSDRWVFSMTPPFFSRVSSTKSPKVTANNGEDTSSSPVEPAGDSSRPPV from the coding sequence ATGTTCTCCACCGCCAAACATGGAATCGTTTTCGTTCTTTTCCTCCTCCTTTTCCTCTCTCCGCCTCCCTCCACCGCTCAACCTACCGACCCGAACAACGACCGTTACCCTTACGCCCGTTTCACCCCTTCCATGGCCATCATCGTGGTTGTCTTGATTTCCGCTTTGTTCTTTATGGGTTTTTTCTCTATTTATCTTCGGAACTGCTCCGAAGCCAACGCCAACGGAAGCGTCGTCCGCCCTTTCAATGGCGAAACTGGGCGTTCTCGCCGTGGGATGCGTGGGCTTGAGCCGTCTGTGATCGAGACTTTTCCCACCATGGTTTACTCCGAAGTGAAAGTTCATAAGATCGGGAAAGGAGCTTTGGAGTGCGCAGTTTGCTTGAACGAGTTCGAAGATGAGGAAACGCTGCGTTTAATCCCCAAATGCGACCACGTTTTCCACCCTGATTGTATCGACGCTTGGTTGGCTTCTCATACTACCTGCCCCGTTTGTAGAGCTAATCTCGCTCCTCAACCCGGTGACCCTCTGAGCCAACCCGCCGAGTTGGATAACACCACCACCGAGTTGGACCTCGAGGCTCAGAACCACGACGATGACTCAGAACTGGAAGAAGAAAGGAGGATAAATCCTAATAATATTAACTCCGATGCGGAGGCTCAAGTTGCACCGGAAGTTGAAGTAATTGACTTGAACCGAACTTTAAATAGGAACCGGACACGCGGATCAATATCAAGCCGAACACGTAAGTTCTTTTTCCTGCGATCTCACACAACCGGACACTCTTTGGTCCAACCAGGTGAAAACACAGACCGGTTCACTTTGCGATTACCGGTTGATGTTCGAAAACAGTTAATAAACCGAAAGTTAAATCGAGCAACGAGCTTGGTGTTGCCTAGGGAAAGAAGCTCACGGCGAGGATACCGAACCGGAGAAGACGGTGGGGGAAGTAGTAGAGGAAAGCTTTTTCGATCACTTGACAAATCTGATGGCGGAGTCAAGTCGGACCGGTGGGTGTTTAGTATGACACCACCGTTTTTTAGTAGAGTATCTTCCACGAAGTCACCAAAGGTAACAGCTAATAATGGCGAAGATACCTCAAGTTCGCCGGTTGAACCAGCGGGTGACTCAAGCCGTCCTCCGGTTTaa
- the LOC105792544 gene encoding transcription factor bHLH94 isoform X2, with protein MALEAVIFQQDLLGYNSNWSHDFGLGKPESKDSFGCFPDNQTPEINHFVHGDYWVSTTPTSSMAAPVPYHHQLQHHCPNSSSDAANVNGLSSSGDPFDASTTPRPKRRRFKARKNKQEIENQRMTHIAVERNRRKQMNDYLSVLRSLMPESYVQRGDQASIIGGAINFVKELEHRLQCLSAEKEVKERSNLTNGGRRSCSSVFDEFFTFPQYSASSKQGDRKDSISMNDQSTVETQSAIADIEVTMVERHVNLRIRSKKRPAQLLKVVSGLNCMRLSILHLNVTTLDQTVLYSLSVKVQNAGRRRL; from the exons ATGGCATTAGAAGCtgtaatttttcagcaagatTTGCTTGGTTACAACAGCAATTGGAGCCATGATTTTGGCCTGGGAAAACCAGAATCCAAAGATTCTTTTGGATGTTTTCCTGACAACCAAACACCAgagattaatcattttgttcatGGAGATTACTGGGTTTCTACAACACCAACTTCATCAATGGCTGCACCAGTACCCTATCATCATCAACTGCAACATCATTGCCCAAATTCATCCTCGGATGCTGCTAATGTTAATGGATTATCATCCTCAGGTGACCCTTTCGATGCTTCAACAACACCTCGTCCCAAAAGACGTCGATTCAAAGCTCGAAAAAACAAACAAGAGATTGAGAATCAAAGGATGACTCACATTGCTGTGGAGCGCAATAGAAGAAAGCAAATGAATGATTATCTTTCTGTTCTTCGATCTTTAATGCCTGAATCTTATGTTCAAAGG GGTGATCAAGCATCAATTATAGGAGGAGCTATCAATTTTGTGAAGGAGCTTGAGCACCGTCTTCAATGCCTAAGTGCCGAAAAAGAGGTAAAAGAAAGGTCGAACCTTACTAACGGTGGTCGCCGCAGCTGCTCGTCGGTTTTCGATGAATTCTTCACATTTCCACAGTACTCAGCTAGTTCAAAACAGGGTGATCGTAAAGATTCGATCTCCATGAATGATCAATCAACGGTTGAAACTCAATCTGCCATAGCTGACATCGAAGTTACCATGGTGGAAAGACATGTAAACCTACGAATAAGATCGAAAAAGCGACCGGCGCAGCTCTTGAAGGTTGTTTCCGGGTTGAATTGTATGCGTCTGAGCATCCTCCATCTCAATGTCACAACTCTTGATCAAACCGTCCTTTATTCTCTCAGTGTCAAG GTTCAAAATGCAGGTAGAAGAAGATTGTAA
- the LOC105792544 gene encoding transcription factor bHLH94 isoform X1 translates to MALEAVIFQQDLLGYNSNWSHDFGLGKPESKDSFGCFPDNQTPEINHFVHGDYWVSTTPTSSMAAPVPYHHQLQHHCPNSSSDAANVNGLSSSGDPFDASTTPRPKRRRFKARKNKQEIENQRMTHIAVERNRRKQMNDYLSVLRSLMPESYVQRGDQASIIGGAINFVKELEHRLQCLSAEKEVKERSNLTNGGRRSCSSVFDEFFTFPQYSASSKQGDRKDSISMNDQSTVETQSAIADIEVTMVERHVNLRIRSKKRPAQLLKVVSGLNCMRLSILHLNVTTLDQTVLYSLSVKVEEDCKLTSADDIATAVNQLLGSIEDALLTRNFP, encoded by the exons ATGGCATTAGAAGCtgtaatttttcagcaagatTTGCTTGGTTACAACAGCAATTGGAGCCATGATTTTGGCCTGGGAAAACCAGAATCCAAAGATTCTTTTGGATGTTTTCCTGACAACCAAACACCAgagattaatcattttgttcatGGAGATTACTGGGTTTCTACAACACCAACTTCATCAATGGCTGCACCAGTACCCTATCATCATCAACTGCAACATCATTGCCCAAATTCATCCTCGGATGCTGCTAATGTTAATGGATTATCATCCTCAGGTGACCCTTTCGATGCTTCAACAACACCTCGTCCCAAAAGACGTCGATTCAAAGCTCGAAAAAACAAACAAGAGATTGAGAATCAAAGGATGACTCACATTGCTGTGGAGCGCAATAGAAGAAAGCAAATGAATGATTATCTTTCTGTTCTTCGATCTTTAATGCCTGAATCTTATGTTCAAAGG GGTGATCAAGCATCAATTATAGGAGGAGCTATCAATTTTGTGAAGGAGCTTGAGCACCGTCTTCAATGCCTAAGTGCCGAAAAAGAGGTAAAAGAAAGGTCGAACCTTACTAACGGTGGTCGCCGCAGCTGCTCGTCGGTTTTCGATGAATTCTTCACATTTCCACAGTACTCAGCTAGTTCAAAACAGGGTGATCGTAAAGATTCGATCTCCATGAATGATCAATCAACGGTTGAAACTCAATCTGCCATAGCTGACATCGAAGTTACCATGGTGGAAAGACATGTAAACCTACGAATAAGATCGAAAAAGCGACCGGCGCAGCTCTTGAAGGTTGTTTCCGGGTTGAATTGTATGCGTCTGAGCATCCTCCATCTCAATGTCACAACTCTTGATCAAACCGTCCTTTATTCTCTCAGTGTCAAG GTAGAAGAAGATTGTAAGCTGACTTCAGCGGATGACATAGCAACAGCAGTGAACCAGTTATTAGGTAGCATTGAAGATGCTTTGTTAACTAGGAATTTTCCATGA